The sequence below is a genomic window from Candidatus Neomarinimicrobiota bacterium.
TTGGAATATGATAAGCGATCCATTTTCCACGGTTCGATGGTAGGATTCCTTGGTGCTGGTGGTCAGCTGATCCTTTTTCAGGCCCTGCGCACGGGACCGGCCTACCTAGTATTTCCGATCATCTCATTGTATCCGGTTGTGACTATCATTCTAGGTGTGTGGCTACTCAAGGAGCATGCCGGCCGACGCTCGTGGACGGGCATTGTCATGGCGCTGTTTGCTATTATTCTACTGTCTTATCAGCCACCCGAGAGCCAGGCCAAGGGAGTTGTGTGGCTGTTTCTAGCTTTCTTTGTTTTCCTGTTCTGGGGCATCCAGGCCTACGTGATGAAGTTTGCCCAAGAGCGCATGAAAGCCGAAAGTGTGTTCTTCTACATGATGGCCACCGGGATTTTACTGATCCCAATAGCCCTGTTGATGACGGATTTTTCCCAGGACATCAACTGGGGCTTTCGGGGGCCCTATCTGGCGGCCATGATTCAGGTTCTTAATGCCGTGGGGGCCCTCATGTTTGTCTACGCTGTCCGCTATGGCAAGGCGATTATTGTGGTGCCCATGACGGCCCTGGCCCCGGTGAT
It includes:
- a CDS encoding DMT family transporter, which codes for MKGRPWLVFAIITTLFWGVWGAFIEIPEKAGFPATLGYSVWALTMIPCALVALRIISWQLEYDKRSIFHGSMVGFLGAGGQLILFQALRTGPAYLVFPIISLYPVVTIILGVWLLKEHAGRRSWTGIVMALFAIILLSYQPPESQAKGVVWLFLAFFVFLFWGIQAYVMKFAQERMKAESVFFYMMATGILLIPIALLMTDFSQDINWGFRGPYLAAMIQVLNAVGALMFVYAVRYGKAIIVVPMTALAPVITIILSLIIYNVIPHPITLAGMVVAVIAIYLMAK